From the genome of Penicillium oxalicum strain HP7-1 chromosome VII, whole genome shotgun sequence:
ACACAGAAGCCCCGGCCATATTCACAGAAGAGCCGTTCAAAACATCGCAAGTAGACACTACAATGGCAGGTGATACTCGCCATTGGCAAGAGAATCGGCCTCGTGCGCCGGATTCGGCAGCATTTTCAACCATGAATTGTGCTCAGCTCTTTGATCCGGGTAATTTTCCATTTGAATCGATTATTCCAGACCATTCGAGTGTGCTGGAGCACTTGGACATGGGTGCATTTGGCGGAGATTGCGATCTTGAGACAGGCATCGACTGGTACTCGTGGGTGCAGTCGGCGCAGGGAATGGAGTGGGACTCGTACTCCAAGGCGACTGACCAAGAACCTCGATCTGTTTGAGAAGTTTCATCCCGATCCAAGCCATCTCAGAGGCCACGATACTATGAGGTATTTGAATGTTCTCGTCCATTTCTCATCACATTATTCTTTCGAACCATTGAACCATGATCGCCTGAGGCGTTTTACTTGTTTGACGTGAATCGAATCACCTGTCCCGTCATCGTCATGTCGAAAGTGGACTCGTGGGTCAGAGTAGAGCTGATACGAGGCGCTAAACCTCTTTCAGACTAGCGCTATTACAAAAGGCTTACAATTGATTACATTTACCAGATCTACAGTATTAGTACAGTATGGTATTTGAGGATGAGTGCGGCGCATGATGACTGGCGATCCCTAATGCTTCCATAATCGATCATCGACCAGTCGAGGCTTCTACAGTCATCTAGAGACTGGACCTGCCACCCTTTAAATACCTTTGATTTCACACATCATTGCTAGAATATctcaagtttttttttctctattATCTTCATTTCCAACAAGAAGACACAATTGGCAggagtgtgtgtgtgtgtgctaTTCCAAGAACAAACATCCCCTAGCCGAACAGACACCATGTCCGCTCCTCTTTCACATGCCAAGATTGTCCTCCGCCGCTCCAGCGAGCGCGGATATGCAGAGCACGGCGGCTGGCTCAAGACATTCCACACCTTCAGCTTCGCCAACTACTACGACCACCGATTCCAAAACTTCGGCAGCCTGCGTGTCTTGAACGAGGATCGAGTGGCTGCTCGGAATGGCTTCGGCACACATCCGCACCGCGATGCGGAAATCTTCAGTTACATTCTGAGCGGCGAGTTGACCCACCGCGACAGTATGATCAAGAAGGGCGCCGAAGGGTCGCAGGGGAAACAATTCTACCGGATGAAGCGTGGAGATGTGCAATTCACGACCGGAGGAACTGGTGAGTAGGCTGTGATTCTTATTTTctcgcctttttttttatacATATATACATAAAATCCATCAGGCTGACtgtttttctcccccttcgTTTCAAATCAAAAGGTATTGCTCACTCTGAACAAAATGAGTCGACCAAGCCGGTCCACTTCTTGCAAATTTGGGCTCTTCCCTGGAAATACGGGCTCAAGCCACAATATCACACCATGACGTTTAGCGAGGAGGCGAAGCGCAAGGCGTTTGTGCCTATTCTTTCACCTCTGGCGGCTGGTCCGGAGGCCAAGCCGGCAGATGAAGATGCGGCGATTCCCAAGATCGCCGGAACGATTCCGATTCATGCTGATTTTGTCATGGGGGCGGGCATCATTGCGCCCGAGTCGTCATTTACGTGGACGGTTGGCGCTGGCGATGCGGTGAGCTCCAGGAAGAAGCGCAATGTGTATATTCACCTGCCCATGACAAATCAggggaagatgatcatcaagcTGAATGGGAGCGATGATGCGATTCTACACGAGGGAGATGGTGCTTTCATCACCCAGGTGAATGCGGGGGATGCCCTGCGCGTGGAGAGCGTGGGTGAAGTCGAGGCTGAGGTGATTGTGTTGGACAGCGACTGAAGAAAGCCCGGCACGAGTTTGATGGGAAACTTGGAAGTCTCCTGTTTGTGGGACTTGATAATGACGAAGtgatgtactgtacttgaGAAATTGGAAGAGTAGAGATTTTTTATTTTGACCAGCTTTCATCGTAGCTCGAGATACACAGTTAGAATTGGAGTCGTGTAATCGCAGTCTGGAAAAAGGCTCCTCACATTTCATACTTCCATCGGACTTGGCCAGTTGATCCGAGGTCTCGCCCAGTTCCACGTCCTCTGCACTTGTCAAATAAGTAACAACATTCTGTTCCGACCATGACTTGTCCACAATAACACCATCTTGAACGAGAATCCAGGTGGAAAGTACCATGTCCACCACAGCTCCATGAGTATGTCCTCCATACTTGATACTTACCAATCTCCGTCTCCCCCTCCACGTTCCTGGAGACGACCCACTATGAGAAATCCAACGACCAAAAGTGCCACCAATCCTGGTTCTACCGACGGGTTGATCTTAGCCGCTCGGCAAGAATCTCAGGAACAGCCGAACTCAGTATGAGAttgagtttttttttactttttttttcgccctTTGTTTTGGGGGAGGACATTTGAGTCTTGAATGTTTCGCAGCTTCTCCTGATCAAGGACGAGCGAGCAAAAAGGAGTCAGACACGAAGATTATACGTGTATTctcaaaaatcaaaaaaaactTTCCCCCACATTTCTGGAAAGTTTGATTTGGGGGACCACGGCCACCAAACTTGTCCAAGTGCGATCGCACTGCAATCGCTCATCTCACAGGTCGTCGAGAGTTGTCGCGGGAGTCTTTCATCTCCATTTGGGGCTCGGTTCTCCCGCATTTACCACTCTTGCGAAGATTTCACCTCCGATTGCGTGATATCGCCGAAATATTTTcgtactttttttcctccgTCAATTCGAACATCAAGTGCACAAGCTGAACTAGGGAGTGTCAAGGACATCTTTCACGCTCGTCGGTTTGGAGAGATTATCTGTCTAACCTTTCCAATTTCAAGTGGAGCTCGTTCAAGGCTCTCACGTATCGACAATTCTATAACCTAAGCTATCGAAATCACAAAATAGACAGCCCACGCGATGCACTCGATCAAAAGCGTGGCTGTCATCGGCGCTGGACCCGCTGGGGCAATCGCAGTAGATGCATTGATGCAAGAAGGAGTCTTTGACACGGTTCGCGTTTTCGAGCGACAAGAGAAAGCCGGAGGTTGCTGGTATGTCAATCGGAACGATCAACCTAtgacctctttttttctttgcttttccttgCACGATATCAAACTCTGATTCTAAGCAAATGATTCTCAGGGTCTCACGGGATGATCCTCCTCCGACAGAGTTTGATCTGGATGCATTGGCTGCACGTACAGCCGATGCACCGCTCCCGATCCCTGATCGTCTGCCTTGCTGGGCTCCCATCACCGCACAGGATCGGTTCACGGACTCGCCCGTGTACCCGGGACTAGAGACAAACGTGGATGTGAGTGCCATGTGCTACTCGCAAGAGCCGATCCCCACGGTCCGGTCCCAGTGGTCCATCGAGCGACATGGAGACGATACGCCGTTTCGGCATCACTCGGTGATCAGGCAGTACGTTGAAGATCTCTTTACTGCCAAGGGATATGAGAGACTGATTGAATACAACACCACCGTGGAACGTGCGGTCAAGAGTCCGACTGATCAAAAGTGGATTCTGACTCTACGACGCACGGGGATGCGTGAGGGAGGAACGTGCGCGGATTTCTGGTGGTCGGAGGCCTTTGATGCGCTGGTTGTGGCTTCGGGACATTATGCGGTTCCTTATATTCCTGCCATTCCTGGTCTGGTGGAATTTGCAAAGAATCACCCGGGCAGTGTCGAACATACAAAACACTTTCGTGGACCAGAAAAGTATCGAAATCAGGtatgtcttctttttcttctttttcttctttcctctaATGATTGATCAAACGTCCCCAGAAAGTCATCACGGTGGGAGCCTCAGTGTCGGCCGCAGACACGGCTgtcaatctcctcgacagCGCTCAAGATCCCATTCATGCCGTCGTGCGCGGTCGATACAACGCATACTTTGGCGACGACGCCTTCAAACACCCCAAGATTCGCCGTCGAGCCCCCATCTCCCACATCGAAAGCGACTCCCGGACCGTCCACTTTGAAGACGGCACCTGGGAATCCGACGTCGATCGCATCATCTTCGGGACCGGCTTTACGTGGACGATCCCCTTCCTACCTCAGGTCGAGGCTCGGAACAATCGCATCCCGAATCTCTATCAGCATGTCTTTTATCGACTGGATCCAACTCTGGTTTTTGTGGGAGCTGTGAGTGTCGTCTTGACCTCGTTTTCTGTCTTCATCATTCCCCCCGGTTCCAAGAAGCGCCTTGGAGATGGTTG
Proteins encoded in this window:
- a CDS encoding Quercetin 2,3-dioxygenase; the protein is MSAPLSHAKIVLRRSSERGYAEHGGWLKTFHTFSFANYYDHRFQNFGSLRVLNEDRVAARNGFGTHPHRDAEIFSYILSGELTHRDSMIKKGAEGSQGKQFYRMKRGDVQFTTGGTGIAHSEQNESTKPVHFLQIWALPWKYGLKPQYHTMTFSEEAKRKAFVPILSPLAAGPEAKPADEDAAIPKIAGTIPIHADFVMGAGIIAPESSFTWTVGAGDAVSSRKKRNVYIHLPMTNQGKMIIKLNGSDDAILHEGDGAFITQVNAGDALRVESVGEVEAEVIVLDSD